A region from the Arachis ipaensis cultivar K30076 chromosome B01, Araip1.1, whole genome shotgun sequence genome encodes:
- the LOC107633888 gene encoding two-component response regulator-like APRR1: MEREDLNLNKDSNNNGVGGNNSKSGGDGFIDRSKVRILLCDNDSKSSEEVFTLLIRCSYQVVSVKSARQVIDALNAERQYIDIILAEVDLPIKKGMKMLKYIARDKELRRIPVIMMSAQDEVSIVVKCLKLGAADYLVKPLRTNELLNLWTHMWRRRRMLGLVENNILNYDFDLVVSDPSDANTNSTTLFSDDTDDKSKRSSNPEAGISIQQQEATVAMDIVVEEHPNSLVSPDVPGISDRRTGAQGQHQSYNNITEGYFSSAPKKSELRIGESSAFFTYVKATTIRSDIEEIVHLDKNATKQVRMEDMDQACAQERGNLQRPENGETLESHSQEDLPSSNSIPDSFSIERSCTPPASVEVSQQKHYKEEHRQGVVHPRNGSHGSEPDASSMNAHHAYPYYMSGVVNHVMMPSSAQLYQKNMQELQNHTSSSMIAQYNHLPHCPPHANGMTSFPYYPMGICLQPGQIPANHSWQQLGGSSSSEMKLSKVDRREAALMKFRQKRKERCFDKKIRYVNRKRLAERRPRVRGQFVRKLNGVNVDLNGHPASTDYDDEDDDEEEEDNHVANDSSPEDA; the protein is encoded by the exons ATGGAGAGGGAGGATCTGAATTTGAACAAAGATAGTAATAACAACGGTGTTGGAGGTAATAACAGTAAGAGTGGCGGTGATGGCTTCATTGACAGAAGCAAAGTTAGGATTTTGTTGTGTGATAACGATTCCAAGAGTTCCGAAGAGGTTTTTACTCTTCTAATTCGATGCTCTTATCAAG TTGTTTCTGTAAAGTCAGCAAGGCAAGTAATTGACGCACTGAATGCAGAGCGACAATATATAGACATCATACTAGCTGAAGTCGACCTTCCGATAAAAAAGGGCATGAAGATGCTTAAGTACATAGCACGCGACAAAGAATTGCGCCGAATTCCTGTTATAA TGATGTCTGCACAAGATGAGGTATCCATTGTTGTTAAGTGCTTGAAACTTGGAGCAGCAGACTATCTAGTTAAGCCTTTACGCACTAATGAACTATTAAATTTGTGGACGCACATGTGGAGAAGGAGACGCATG CTTGGACTTGTAGAGAACAACATCTTGAATTATGACTTTGACCTGGTAGTGTCTGACCCGAGCGATGCCAATACAAACAGTACCACCTTATTTTCTGATGACACAGATGATAAGTCCAAAAGAAGCAGTAATCCAGAGGCGGGAATATCTATCCAACAACAAGAG GCTACTGTTGCCATGGATATTGTTGTTGAGGAGCATCCTAATTCTTTGGTGTCGCCTGATGTGCCTGGAATTAGTGATCGCCGAACAG GTGCTCAGGGGCAGCATCAATCATACAACAATATTACTGAGG GTTATTTTTCATCTGCTCCAAAGAAGAGTGAACTAAGGATAGGAGAATCATCAGCCTTCTTCACTTATGTCAAAGCCACAACAATAAGGAGCGACATTGAAGAGATTGTTCATCTTGACAAGAATGCTACTAAACAAGTGAGGATGGAAGACATGGATCAAGCATGTGCTCAAGAGAGGGGTAACCTTCAAAGACCTGAGAATGGAGAGACACTTGAAAGCCATTCACAAGAGGACTTGCCCAGCAGCAATAGTATACCTGATTCTTTTTCTATTGAGAGATCTTGCACTCCTCCTGCATCAGTGGAAGTTTCACAGCAAAAGCATTACAAGGAAGAGCATCGTCAGGGTGTGGTGCATCCAAGAAATGGAAGCCATGGTTCCGAGCCTGATGCATCTAGCATGAATGCTCACCATGCTTATCCATATTATATGTCAGGAGTTGTTAATCATGTTATGATGCCATCGTCAGCACAACTGTATCAAAAGAATATGCAGGAGCTACAGAATCATACGAGTTCGTCTATGATTGCACAATACAATCATCTTCCCCACTGCCCTCCTCATGCAAACGGGATGACGTCCTTTCCATATTATCCAATGGGTATATGCTTACAGCCTGGTCAGATTCCTGCGAATCATTCATGGCAACAATTAGGAGGTTCGAGTTCATCAGAGATGAAATTAAGCAAAGTTGATAGAAGAGAAGCGGCGTTGATGAAGTTTAGACAGAAAAGGAAAGAACGTTGTTTTGATAAGAAAATTAGGTATGTCAATAGGAAACGACTGGCTGAGAGGCGGCCCCGTGTTAGGGGACAATTTGTCAGAAAGTTGAATGGTGTCAATGTGGATCTCAATGGACACCCTGCCTCCACTGATTATGATGACGAAGATGACGATGAGGAGGAAGAAGACAACCACGTAGCAAATGATTCCTCTCCTGAGGATGCATGA